The Juglans microcarpa x Juglans regia isolate MS1-56 chromosome 8D, Jm3101_v1.0, whole genome shotgun sequence genomic sequence ACGCAGCATCCAGGGACTCTCAACTTGCAAACAGCAAAATCTCGTCAGAATCTCCAAGCATATTTAGCATGCACATTGATGATGCTATATTatctaatcacaaatttatgCTATATTATTTGATCCCTAGAGTAGAATCATCATAATTAATTGCCCAATTCGATTTCTCATTACAACAACATAAAAAGTTGATTTGACATGCTCTGCTCACTGCTACTTATAGAATGTGAATCATCCTCTACTAAAATGACTTTTCCATTCAAAGGATACCTAGCCTATTTTGTTCACACAATTTCATCCAAAACCGAATCCTCACCTTTTAAAATATGCTCAAGTTAATATAACTATACAAACAAAACCCATTGTTATGTTACATgtaaaaaccattaaaaaagaaagcaaaattcTGGCTATGCAGAACAAACTAAGATATTCTAAGGCAaacatttttcctgaaaattcTTTTCCCCAGTGGGGGAATAAAGGAGGAAGCATCATCACATTAAAAGAGGTGCTCATGATCTTCAGAAAGTATGAAATgctttaagaaaagaaaaaaatcagtaaATTGGGTCAGAGTTTACTAAAGCTTCTCAAAGCATCTTCCATGCTGATCAGAGTTTACTAAATGATATCCATAAACTTACTTGATGATATATAAACTGGAAGGAAAGAAGCAAGAGGAGAGAGTTGTAATCATAGGATCATGGGAACATTGACCAGGGCAAAAAGCTTTGATGTTGTTGTTTTTGCAGAGGATAGCATCCACTGGTACTTCATCCTGCTCTCTTTGcatcaaaatttaagaaaagaaaataacaaaaagaactGCTTTTCAATGCACTGCTATCAGTAAAATTAAatcattgaaaaataataaatacacaacactttacacaacactttatacaacaatatttgaaaggagggctatttttgtaaaatatcttagaaaactaacatcattttacaaaaatacccttattttataacatgtgttgtaaaatatgttgtaaaatgTGTTGTGTGAATATCACTACTCTAAATCATTATCCCACAACGCAAAGGACAGAATACGGGTATTCCAATcagattaaaaattatattttaataatatttttattttataatatttttatttaatgttttctcTATCCTTTTTCAAAAcctcatttaatattttaaataaaatcattttattactatttacaaattatctaactcatctcatcctatctcatctcaactctctTAATGATTAGACTAAAAATTGTCTTTGAAATAGTGGTACGGATTCCAATCTCTTATCAAACTCAATACTTAGAAAAAGGGACAAGAAATGGAATTTGAAGTATAGTGGAGAAGCAAATTAAGCCATTGTATATATGTTGTCATTAATCTTTGTTCCCTATTTTTATTCGttgaagtcttttttttttttttttcagtaccTCTCATTTAACACTCCTCGTAACttagattataatttataacgACGATTTTTTGTTgtcgcttttttttttcctccattggtttttttttttttttttttttttcttacttcaCCCTCTTGTGGGTTGCTGAGAAAAACTGATATGGAAGgaaataaaattgagatttgaaatatGATTTCTTTCTAATACAATTAAAGGAAATTATCTTTTGGGAGGGTTAGAGGATTGTGGATTCATATCTTAGTCTCCGCTGTGTTCCAACCTTTCCCCATCATCCAAACTGACCATCGGTATATAGTAATGTCATGAGTTCAATCGTATTCTGTTTCTGTGTTTGTTAAAAAATTGCTCTGTATTTATTTGCGTTTTGCTCTTTCGAATTTTATTTactgtgatttttttaatttattttgggtTTATGAGGTCTTGGGTAGCCTTATTAGTCTTTATGTAGGGCTTTAATTTTCTTGAGTTAGCCAGATATGGGTATATAATATTAAGGCATATTTAAGGAAACAGAGGACATGAAGAAGAAATTTGCAGATAATGAAACAGAAAAAATTGACCCTTTCTTCGGAAGTCTGGTATAGCATAATActcctttatatttttttggtggaTTTGGTTAAATATAGTATCATGAAATTCATGGCTTAGGCCATCTTGTAAATACACTTCCATTtgctcttttttgttttttcaatgaGCCAATGTTCTTATTGATTTTGCCATTTGCAGACGGAGGAGGAACTGCCGACTGATTTTGAGCCACCAAgccaagagttttttttttttttttggaaaaaaaaaaaaagatgttatctcaattttattgattgtcctTACTTATGGTAGAGGAATATCATCAAACAAGCAGGACACGTAGAATTTACAAATATtcaagagatgagatgaaataaaagcaaACTAAGGTGCTGAAACTTAATAGGAATCAAGGGCTGAGGTTGCTGAATTTTTTCTGCACTGGAAGGACAGCCAAGAGCTTGtgtattttcttgttttcaaacCTTCCCTCTTTCTAATACATTCCAAATTGCACAAGCAAGGATTTAGAAGTGATCAAATGGAGATAAACAAGCAAGAGAGTCAACCAAACAGAAACTAGTAGGAAGGAATCAATTGCATAAATTTAGAGGAGGAAACGCATTCCAGAAAGAGTTTGCTGACTTGTGGTTTGAACAAAACAGAGGAGGAATGGAAAAGCAAGTGGCATGAACAAAGGGCGCTGATCTCAAGTGAAGGAGCCGAGCCATACACTTGGAGCAAATTTGATCAAAGGGTGGAAACAAAACATTCAGAAATAGGAGAGAGAGACACAAGGAAAATAGAGAGGAAAGGGAAATAGACTAAATGCAAAAAATAGAACTTTGTTTTCTtgatctcaaaataatatttttcatcatgaaataaatgatgagttttaataaatatttctcaGAGAAATTAAtccatctaaataaatagagtttttaacataaaataacatgatgaatatttaataatattcctaaagaaaaaaaaattacttaaataaaataattttctacaattatattattttcgtaGCTCCAAAATTAAAGAGGCTTACTTCAAAAATTaggtttggttcaataatactaaaatatcccattaaaataagttttggactcataaaaatatttaaaagattttaaaacaattggctcaatttaaaaattagccactaaacataaaaataaggATTCAAGATTTAAAACGTAAAAACGAGACTCATGACCAATCGAGAAGAAAATGAGCGGTTGGTCACAAGTAGTAAGTGAATGTgtgtcaaaatatataatatatatatatatatatatatagtagttggGTGACGACAATCAATTAAATGCTACTACCTTAaaggaagaacaagaaaaaagaaattgcagaCTTTGTTCAACCAGATTGAGTATtgctttataattataaacagtAAATTGAAGAATGACAGAGTTTTCCTCCAAACTGGCTTTATAATTAGAAGGACTATTGGTATAATTGGACAATGTGATAGTGCTTCTTTGCATTGAAAATTATGTCAGTGAACACATTGAAAGTGATTACAAAACAGAGGCAGaaattatatgtatgtatacatgcATGACAAAAATGCtatgtttataaagaaacatatatagAGGGCCTACCAATTCATGAACTAATATACATGCACATGTGAGCAAACATATTTTAGAGAGAAGATCAGTACCATGTAGATGAACGGCCAAGCTGGCCTTCTGTACAGAGTCAAATGCCTAGAGCTTCTCTTCTTTCCTATAGTAGTAAGCCACCAGAGGAAGCAGATTTGGGTGTCTCAACCTCCCTAGCTTGCTCATATGCTCTTGAAACTCCTTTTTCCCCAAATTATTCATTTGTTTGAACCGCTTCACAACCATCACCTGTCCATTGTGCAAGGCAGCCTTGTAAGAAGACCCAAAGGATCCACTGCCCAATATCTCAGCTGAGGCTTTAAGCAATTCCTGCATATCAAACTTCTCCCTATCTCCCCTGACAAAGGTCAGCTTCACACCCGCAACCTTCTTGGTATTTCCACTGCAGTTTGTTGAGTCTTTCCCTGATTCGCTCGATGCCTTTATGCCTGATTTCTTTTGCAAGTTTGATGGCTGTACTGGAGCCTTTGTCAATAAAGATGGTTGCCTCTTGTGGTTGATGAAGACCACTATATTTATGCCGACTGTTGCCATCGTTGCAAGTATAACAATCACTAGGATACTTGGAATTGAGCATTTGTCACAATTACCCATAGGCTTTCCACATAGCTCTAAATTTCCTGCCATTGATAGGACAAAACATCACTGCCTGAATGTTTTCACACATATTTAcctttgtatatatatgcaaatgTGGGCTTGAGGCATTATTGTTTCATGTGGGTTTTCAGTTCTTTGTAGGCTTAAGTTGGCTAATCAATTTCCAATATTAGAGTGGAAAGTGCTAGATGCCAATGAAGCCTTgagatgatcatatatatatatgttcagaCATTAGATTCAACTGAAAAGTTTTGAGATCTAACAATTAATCACTATTATAATTACCATAACAATATAGAATCCAGTAGATCACTTGTAGGCTTAATCAATATTTTAGAGTTTGTTAGAAGCAGCCATTTTCTGATAACTCTCTGAAGAATAAATACAACAACTGAAGAAACACGTTTGTGTAAGTACATATACATGTACATGcacatgataaattatatataaatatatatatatatatatatatatatatatatatatatacagatgaTCTCATAAAAAGTTGACTCACCAGAGAAGGAGCTTGAATCCATCCCACTTAAGGCTATTTGGAATTGGACCCTCCAATTCATTGCCcgatacataaaaataattcaatgacGCCTGTTGAAAATCTGGTATCTGACCATCAAAATGGTTATCCTCAAGCCTTAACTCCAAAAGCTTTGGCAAAGTTATCAATCATGTAGGAATACTACCAGCAAACTGATTATGAGCCAAATGCAGTCTCTTCAACCGCAACATACCCGAAAAAGCATCATAAGGAATCTCCCCAGAAAAATTGTTGTTTGATAAATACACAGACCTTAATGCACTGAGTTTCTTTAAATCTGGCAATGGACCATCAAAGTTGTTCTTCATAAAGCTTATAGTTCTCAAATTCGACAGTAACCCGAGCAAGTCCACATCAATGAAACCATTTAGTCCCATATTCTCGAGTCATAAACCCTTAACTTTTCCTTTCCTACAATGAACACCAACCCACTTTACATTATGCTCAGAACATGGTGTTGTTGAGCCATTCCAGCTGATTAATGCGTCATTGGATTGAAAGGAGGCCTGGAACTTTAGGAGGGTTTCTGATTCTGATGCCTCAGAAGAAGAGACCACAAATATGACATGCAAAAACATGTAAAAAGTAGCAAGCAACGACGGCGTATCCTTACTTGCTGCCATTTCGTACGATAGCACTCGCGTTAGCCCGGGGCGGCATGCACGCCATTAGAGCGGGTTGCTGCAATGAGAATGGGTGCTATAGAAGGGTGAGGAAGGCCTGGAAGAATGGTGGCAAGGTTGAtgacatgagagagagagagagagagagagagagagagagagaggaagacaGAGAGAAACAGAGGGGGTGCTAAGAATAGGAGATTGCGAGGCTGTTAGGGGGACAGAGGAAATGGGTTTAGAGGTTGACAAAGTCTTTATTTGCCTGAGATGTGTATGTACGCATTGGATGAGAACGATATATCCGGCTGACCTTCAAATTGGAAAGAAAATCCTTGAGAATCACTTAAATTTTTGCTTTCCAGCATTGACATCGATCGTAGTACTGTTTCATTACAAAAAGATTGAATTTCTGCACATCCTACATCAACAAGACAGGGAGGACAGGGAGGGGGAACAATGGCATGTCTGCAGTTGGCATCCATTACATGTAGCAATGCATCCTCATCTTAAGAAGTGTAAAGAACTTATTGTcattataattgaaaaaatgttctacaaaagaaataaaatcctcGCTCCGCCACTGCCTCTGCCAGGTACTGTTAGCCATCAAGTTAGGCGCGATTAGATACAATAGAATCCAAGAGCTCCAGCAAGATAACCACGAAATGGCAAGCCAATATTGGTGATACTAAAATAGAAGTCTTTCATTATGCATTACTATTAGTACATGACCTGATTAGTAAGCAGTAAGCAGGGGCAGATTTGCTGAAGTTTAAGGAGTTGGAATGTTTTCATGACAGGGATTATTATTTCCTCAAGAGTTCATTCTAATTTTGAGACGCAtacaaaaaatatgataataatcCCATCTAGAGCTTTTAGGACCTTTGATTTGTATCATTTCTAAAACCAGAAACTTTTAGCAATTACAgtacgataaaaaaaaaaataacaacatttTAGATTCCCTTAGTTTGCACAGAAATTAAGTTCATCTCAATTCAGGTGTTTGCCACACATGTTAAGAAAAAAAGCTCCACACAGATAACCTTTCTTCCCTCCTTATGACCCTAGAAAAATACAGCGGTGCTAGCAACatctaaatttgatttttttcatccctttaCTGTTCTAGATCATCAACCCCATAATAGCTCAACCAAATATCACTTTAGAAGTGATTAAGGGCTCTTACCTAAGAGGACTTTTATCAAACCCGAGGAGAAAACCAAGAGTggtaatttttaacaaaattatgaaTCAGGCTCTCATCTGATTAATACTATTCTAGATCATgagaaaaatatgattgaatTTATATcaagaattttataatttaataatagcttcaattgaaaaaaaaaactcagaagtAGAATTATATTTCTAGGGAAAATCttaccttatttttttcaagtactTCACAAACATCTTTATGAAACCATAATCTACTTCGCTTGCCAGGATCTCTGGGTGATTCTTGTCGGACAATTTATTTACCCATATCTTCTAGTAAGTCATGCATCATCAGTTGGTCATGTTCATCAATAGTTATGAGACATTtatcattgagattttttataccGGCATAGGCAAAGAAATCGCAACCGTCCAATATTTTAGTGACATATTCTCTTTCGTCTCCTTTGAAGAAACATGCAATGTCAAGAAAAATCTTTTTTGTATGATAATCTAATCCATCCTAACTGATTTTGAGTATATCATGGATATTTTTATCTAGAATTATTTTGTACTTTTCCAATGCGCTTCTCCAATAATGCACATTTGTTCCGTACAGATTTGAGCCTACCACAATCAAAGCGAGTGGAAGCCCACGAGCATATTGCAGTGCAAGTTTTGTGACTTCCACAAAATCGTTATCCGGTTGGTCACGCTTGAAGGCATGCCAGGAAAAGAGCTTAAGAGCGTCTTTAGGATCCAATTTATTCATAGGATATTTTTTCCAATTACCAACATTATGATGCACTAGTAAATGCTCATCTCTTGTTGTTATGATGATTCGACTTCCCAATCCAAACCAATCGCAACTTCCACTTAGATTTTCTAATTGGTCCAAATGATCAATGTCATCAAGAACCAGAAGGATCTTTTTATGGCGAAGTCTCTGCTGTATCAAAATGATTCCTCAATCAACATGACCGACCTTAACATTTGGATCTCTTAGGATATCATGAAGAATATTCTCTTGTAGTTGGACGAGACCGCCCTTATCTGGTTTTGAATTTTCTCTAACATTGGCAAGAAAACAACTCCCTTCAAACTGATCAGAAATGCGGTTATACATCTTTTTTGCAATAGTTGTCTTACCAATTCCTCCAGTACCAAAAATCTCTATCATGCGTGTCTCATTAATGATCTCAATACGTAAAAGCATATTAATATCTTCTACACGAGACTCCAACCCAACAAGATACTTTGCAACATGCAAGCATGTACTATTTGGTGGTTTGCTTGAGACTTCAAACAATCTTCTCGATACATTCAGATTTGTTCCTACCAATgcaaaaagattaaaagaaaagtcATTAATATGACTTCCTCTTCTTTAAAGACATGGGGACATGATTTAGGTACATGAATTTTATTCTCATGTAATAAATGTCAACATTATTGGTAGGGTACGAAGAAGTTACAACATTCATATGATCCTTAATTAATTGTCGACCTGACATCATAATCTACGGACATTTTTAAGACAAAGAAGACGTTTCGGCTTTGTTTGGACGCAAGTCAAAAGAAACTCTactttccaaattttgaacaAGGATAAATACCTAGCTAAGTTTGTTTGTTGCGTAACATTTTGCCAAAGGAAAAATGCCAAATGACTCAATGAGTTTACCCCTCAATTTTATTcgtcatgtattttattttatttttaaattctttttacttaattattaaagaagcaataattaataaaattgttttcctttttgtatGG encodes the following:
- the LOC121242832 gene encoding pollen receptor-like kinase 1, with protein sequence MYRAMNWRVQFQIALSGMDSSSFSGNLELCGKPMGNCDKCSIPSILVIVILATMATVGINIVVFINHKRQPSLLTKAPVQPSNLQKKSGIKASSESGKDSTNCSGNTKKVAGVKLTFVRGDREKFDMQELLKASAEILGSGSFGSSYKAALHNGQVMVVKRFKQMNNLGKKEFQEHMSKLGRLRHPNLLPLVAYYYRKEEKL